A region of Anopheles merus strain MAF chromosome 2R, AmerM5.1, whole genome shotgun sequence DNA encodes the following proteins:
- the LOC121588753 gene encoding dipeptidase 1: protein MRRRKPTDGFILCGVFCWTIIAHLVSTCLAAQLEERMEIVRKVLKEVPLIDGHNDLPWNIRKFLKNQLREFRFGEDLRDITPWSTSAWSHTDLRRLKEGMVSAQFWSAYAPCSSQHLDAVQLTLEQIDLIRRLVNLYPQHMALVTTADGIEESHRSGKLASLIGIEGGHSIGTSLGVLRTFYQLGARYLTLTHTCNTPWADCCKVDEPGRVPHIGGLSHFGTLVVTEMNRLGMIVDLSHVSVPTMLDALATSKAPVIFSHSSAHAICNSSRNVPDHVLKRIAVNGGLVMVAFYPHFVSCGEKATLKDVVAHINHIRDVAGVDHVGIGAGYDGVNLVPQGLEDVSRYPYLFAELLESERWTEEDIAKLAGRNLIRVFRQVEQVRDQLEAQGMLPIDQSIPPEDILGRSYCRYSGPRT, encoded by the exons ATGCGTCGCCGGAAGCCGACCGACGGCTTCATTCTTTGCGGAGTGTTCTGCTGGACAATAATCGCCCATCTCGTCTCGACATGTCTCGCCGCCCAGCTCGAGGAGCGGATGGAGATCGTGCGCAAAGTGCTGAAGGAAGTGCCTTTAATCGATGG TCACAACGATCTACCCTGGAATATACGAAAGTTTCTCAAGAATCAGCTCCGAGAGTTTCGATTTGGGGAGGACCTCCGCGACATTACACCCTGGTCAACGAGCGCCTGGAGTCACACGGATCTGCGACGCCTGAAGGAAGGCATGGTTTCAGCACAG TTCTGGTCGGCCTATGCGCCCTGCTCGTCGCAACATTTGGACGCAGTGCAATTAACGCTGGAGCAGATCGATCTCATCCGCCGGCTAGTAAACCTTTACCCGCAGCACATGGCCCTGGTGACGACGGCCGATG GCATCGAGGAGAGCCATCGCTCAGGCAAGCTGGCCAGCCTGATCGGGATCGAGGGCGGCCACTCGATCGGCACCAGCCTCGGTGTGCTGCGCACGTTCTACCAGCTCGGCGCCCGCTATCTCACCCTCACGCACACCTGCAACACGCCGTGGGCGGACTGCTGCAAAGTTGATGAGCCGGGCCGGGTGCCCCACATCGGGGGCCTCTCGCACTTCGGCACGCTCGTCGTGACCGAGATGAATCGGCTCGGCATGATCGTCGACCTGTCGCACGTCTCCGTGCCGACGATGCTGGATGCGCTGGCCACCTCGAAGGCGCCGGTCATCTTTTCGCACTCTTCCGCCCATGCCATCTGCAACAGCTCGCGCAACGTCCCGGACCATGTGCTGAAGCGAATC GCCGTTAACGGTGGTCTCGTGATGGTTGCATTCTATCCCCATTTTGTGAGCTGCGGCGAAAAGGCAACGCTCAAGGATGTTGTTG CTCACATTAATCACATCCGAGATGTGGCCGGGGTCGACCACGTCGGTATAGGGGCCGGATACGATGGGGTCAATTT AGTGCCGCAAGGTTTGGAGGATGTCTCCAGGTATCCTTACCTGTTCGCAGAACTGCTAGAATCAGAACGGTGGACCGAGGAGGACATAGCGAAGCTGGCCGGTAGAAATCTTATACGGGTGTTTCGGCAGGTGGAGCAG GTACGGGATCAGCTCGAAGCGCAGGGAATGCTTCCCATCGACCAATCGATACCGCCGGAAGACATTCTCGGCCGGTCGTACTGCCGCTACTCGGGGCCGCGTACGTGA